A window of the Lactuca sativa cultivar Salinas chromosome 7, Lsat_Salinas_v11, whole genome shotgun sequence genome harbors these coding sequences:
- the LOC111895749 gene encoding uncharacterized protein LOC111895749 → MTSSKQHPKLLSKQLSWSPDIHRDIEWQKLKIKQLRRFRHRRCKSIDATPEVDVTDDDLKELKACFDLGFGFDFSSDLDPKLSQAFPALELYAAVNRQYNRRLLSRSSSLSSDSSSTSSTPISTIIDPSDDPEKMKTKLKQWAQVVSCSVHEASSQSQITTSDKHN, encoded by the exons ATGACAAGCTCAAAACAACACCCTAAGCTTCTGTCCAAACAACTCTCATGGTCTCCGGACATCCACCGCGACATAGAATGGCAGAAGCTTAAGATCAAACAGCTACGTCGTTTCCGCCACCGCCGCTGCAAGAGCATCGACGCTACTCCTGAAGTTGACGTCACTGATGATGATTTGAAGGAGCTTAAAGCGTGCTTTGAtttaggtttcggttttgatttCTCTAGCGATTTGGATCCGAAACTCTCGCAAGCTTTTCCCGCTCTAGAATTGTACGCCGCCGTTAACCGGCAGTACAATCGCAGACTACTGTCAAGGTCTTCGTCGTTAAGTTCTGATTCATCTTCAACCTCATCAACCCCCATCTCCACAATTATCGATCCAA GCGATGATCCGGAAAAGATGAAGACGAAATTGAAACAGTGGGCGCAAGTGGTTTCGTGTTCTGTTCATGAAGCTTCTTCACAATCACAAATCACAACCAGTGACAAACATAATTAA
- the LOC111895599 gene encoding uncharacterized protein LOC111895599, translating to MVSENPSHWVISPFSSYSRFCFPPFPASIMMSSDSSSSASLLDKPSSSINIKHAVPLVLDLERMNYDIWRELFETHCKGYGLSKHLLPTTDKSPEPTEEWERLDSIVKSWIYITLSQPLLHMILKKNSSAYGVWNRLELLFRENKHTTSIQLDSEIRNITQGDSSISDYCSRIKTLADLLENLENPVPEINLVSYALNGLSTKYNYIATTIRHRDPLPSFMQMRSMLLIEERQILQDQ from the coding sequence ATGGTATCAGAGAACCCTAGCCACTGGGTTATCTCTCCTTTTTCTTCCTATTCTCGATTCTGTTTCCCTCCCTTTCCTGCATCAATCATGATGAGCAGTGATTCATCCTCTTCTGCCTCTCTTCTTGACAAACCTTCTTCCTCCATTAACATCAAACATGCAGTTCCCCTAGTTCTTGATCTTGAAAGAATGAATTATGACATATGGCGTGAGCTGTTTGAAACTCATTGCAAGGGATACGGTCTCTCCAAACATCTTCTTCCCACCACCGACAAGTCTCCTGAACCCACTGAAGAATGGGAACGTTTGGACTCCATTGTCAAATCTTGGATCTACATCACGTTGTCTCAGCCTCTTCTCCACATGATTCTGAAGAAAAACTCATCTGCATATGGCGTTTGGAACCGCCTGGAACTACTTTTCCGAGAAAATAAGCATACTACCTCCATCCAACTTGACAGTGAGATCCGAAACATCACTCAAGGAGACTCGTCTATCAGTGATTATTGTTCTCGTATCAAGACTCTTGCTGATTTGCTTGAAAATCTAGAAAATCCGGTCCCTGAGATCAATCTTGTTTCCTATGCTCTCAATGGGTTGTCTACCAAATATAATTACATTGCTACTACCATACGACATCGTGATCCTCTACCCTCCTTCATGCAAATGCGGTCCATGTTATTGATTGAAGAACGCCAAATACTTCAAGATCAGTAG